CACGCAATCACGATGTATTCCTTGCCGTTCACCATGTAGATCGACGGCGTGGCGCTGCCGCTCGCCGGAAGGAGCGTCTCCCAGAGGAGCTTGCCGGTCCGCTTGTCGTAGATGTGGAACTTCCGGTCGTAGGTCGTGGCGCCGATAATGAGGAGTCCGTTTGCCGTGACGATCGCGCCGCCATAGTTGTCGGTGCCGGTGTTGGTGACTCCCTGCGCCGCAAGTTTGGGATACTCGCCGAACGGAATCGACCAGCGAATCGTCCCCTTGTCGAGATCGATCGCATTGAGCGTCCCCCACGGCGGCGTGATCGGCGGGTAGCCATCGGGGTCGAGCCAGAGATTCACGCCGGTGGTGCGGTACTTCACATAGGTCGGCAGCGTCGAGAGGGAATCGGCGAAGTCCTTGCCGGTCAGGAGAAAATTCACCAGCGCGTTGATGGTGCCGTTGCCAAGGGTCGCGCCGAAGGCCGGCATCCGGCCGGTTCCTTGCGAGATGATCGTCCGCAACTGATCGCGATTGAGCCGCTGTCCGATGTCGACGAGCGACGGCGCCGCCGGCGTGCCGCGCAGGTTCTCGCCGTGACAGGTCGCGCAGACGTTGGCGTAGAGCGAGTGATCGCTGCGCGGCACCAGGTGCACGGTCCACGGCATCTCGTTCGCGTTGACGAAGAGCAGATCGGTGCCCGGATCGTACGCCGGACCGCCCCACTCGCCGCCACCATCGGTCCCCGGAAAGAGGATGTTCCCTTCCGGTGAGGCCGGCTGGTAGAAGCCGCTCTTCATCGTCTGAAAATCCTTGAGCGCTGCCGCGTGTGCTTCCGGCGTCCGCGTTGTCAGCATCGACGCCGTGAGTTGCTGACGCGTAAACGCCGGCGGCTTCATCGGATAGGGCTGCACCGGCGACGGATGCTCCCCCTCCATTCCGGCGGTCGGTACCGCGCGCGCGCCGATCGGAAAGAGCGGCGCTCCGGAGACGCGATCGAAGACGTACACATACCCGGTCTTGGTGATCTGCGCCACGGCGTCGACGCGCTTGCCGTCGCGGGTCACCGTGACCAGTGTGGGCGGCGTGGGGAGATCAAAATCCCAGAGATCGTGATGCACCACCTGATAATGCCAGATTCGCTTTCCGGTGTTGGCGTCGAGTGCCAGCACCGTGTTGGC
This region of Gemmatimonadales bacterium genomic DNA includes:
- a CDS encoding pyrroloquinoline quinone-dependent dehydrogenase, with protein sequence MTPIRWSGAAIAALFVPFVAAAQGRNADWPVYGGNNDNSHYTTLDQITPANLSQLQVAWTYDTKDAFKGSEMEANPIVVDGVLYSESPIERIFALDAATGKELWTFDPGNGQRAHVRHRGVVVTGDRVLFTYRNRLYALDRLTGKPIPSFGTEGVVDLREGLGRPAQQQGVSASTPGVVYKDMLILGSAVAEALPSSPGDIRAYDIHSGALRWTFHTIPHPGEAGYETWPPEAWTYSGGANAWAGVSVDQQRGIVFAATGSAAMDWYGANRTGDDLYANTVLALDANTGKRIWHYQVVHHDLWDFDLPTPPTLVTVTRDGKRVDAVAQITKTGYVYVFDRVSGAPLFPIGARAVPTAGMEGEHPSPVQPYPMKPPAFTRQQLTASMLTTRTPEAHAAALKDFQTMKSGFYQPASPEGNILFPGTDGGGEWGGPAYDPGTDLLFVNANEMPWTVHLVPRSDHSLYANVCATCHGENLRGTPAAPSLVDIGQRLNRDQLRTIISQGTGRMPAFGATLGNGTINALVNFLLTGKDFADSLSTLPTYVKYRTTGVNLWLDPDGYPPITPPWGTLNAIDLDKGTIRWSIPFGEYPKLAAQGVTNTGTDNYGGAIVTANGLLIIGATTYDRKFHIYDKRTGKLLWETLLPASGSATPSIYMVNGKEYIVIACGGGKNGAESGGSYVAFALK